One genomic window of Pecten maximus chromosome 3, xPecMax1.1, whole genome shotgun sequence includes the following:
- the LOC117323998 gene encoding tetraspanin-9-like isoform X2 — protein sequence MSCWSDTGRWILVAVNVLCTLLGLALLVGGCLLKFGSGLIDVDSYIDNTLAKIVLDGIEQSLSGILDNIVIICIVAGAVIFIISLLGCFGACCEWRIALIIYSIIIFLVLCAEVALVVLVVLFRGEITTNLKGAMNQTLYETYDNKAENPVVIGWNTLFYKFDCCGVNDYMDIENAKNFTQTNPNFKVIPFCCKEIEFNYPRLTAPPGDPSYNCSIYPTPENSNYQRGCFQSLQDFLSLYQNLFLGVGISLIVIQILCLVAACCICREIGEGGGKAV from the exons ATGAGCTGCTGGAGTGACACTGGACGTTGGATACTTGTGGCCGTGAACGTTCTCTGTACC CTCCTCGGTCTCGCACTTTTGGTTGGGGGATGCCTCCTCAAGTTTGGGAGTGGATTGATAGATGTGGACAGCTACATCGACAACACGCTGGCTAAAATAGTCCTTGATGGTATCGAACAGTCTCTTTCTGGTATCCTTGACAACATTGTCATCATCTGTATCGTGGCAGGAGCTGTCATCTTCATCATTTCGCTTCTTGGTTGCTTCGGCGCCTGTTGTGAATGGAGAATTGCTCTGATTATA TATTCCATCATCATCTTCCTTGTGTTGTGTGCAGAAGTCGCTCTCGTCGTTTTGGTGGTACTCTTCAGGGGAGAG ATAACAACTAATTTGAAGGGCGCTATGAACCAGACCCTGTACGAAACCTACGACAACAAGGCCGAAAACCCTGTGGTGATCGGATGGAACACGCTCTTCTACAAG TTTGATTGTTGTGGAGTAAACGATTATATGGACATCGAAAACGCCAAGAACTTCACTCAAACTAATCCTAACTTCAAGGTGATCCCATTCTGTTGCAAAGAGATCGAATTCAACTACCCGAGACTGACTGCGCCACCTGGTGACCCTTCATACAATTGCTCCATCTACCCAACACCCGAAAACTCAAACTACCAGAGA GGATGTTTCCAGTCACTCCAGGACTTCCTCAGTCTCTACCAGAATCTATTCCTAGGTGTTGGTATCTCATTGATCGTTATACAG ATTCTCTGTCTGGTGGCAGCGTGCTGTATCTGTCGTGAGATCGGTGAGGGTGGAGGCAAGGCAGTGTGA
- the LOC117323998 gene encoding tetraspanin-9-like isoform X1, with product MANCCASCGKVLLVTVNVLVGLLGLALLVGGCLLKFGSGLIDVDSYIDNTLAKIVLDGIEQSLSGILDNIVIICIVAGAVIFIISLLGCFGACCEWRIALIIYSIIIFLVLCAEVALVVLVVLFRGEITTNLKGAMNQTLYETYDNKAENPVVIGWNTLFYKFDCCGVNDYMDIENAKNFTQTNPNFKVIPFCCKEIEFNYPRLTAPPGDPSYNCSIYPTPENSNYQRGCFQSLQDFLSLYQNLFLGVGISLIVIQILCLVAACCICREIGEGGGKAV from the exons ATGGCGAACTGTTGTGCGAGTTGTGGAAAAGTACTGCTGGTGACGGTTAACGTTTTAGTTGGT CTCCTCGGTCTCGCACTTTTGGTTGGGGGATGCCTCCTCAAGTTTGGGAGTGGATTGATAGATGTGGACAGCTACATCGACAACACGCTGGCTAAAATAGTCCTTGATGGTATCGAACAGTCTCTTTCTGGTATCCTTGACAACATTGTCATCATCTGTATCGTGGCAGGAGCTGTCATCTTCATCATTTCGCTTCTTGGTTGCTTCGGCGCCTGTTGTGAATGGAGAATTGCTCTGATTATA TATTCCATCATCATCTTCCTTGTGTTGTGTGCAGAAGTCGCTCTCGTCGTTTTGGTGGTACTCTTCAGGGGAGAG ATAACAACTAATTTGAAGGGCGCTATGAACCAGACCCTGTACGAAACCTACGACAACAAGGCCGAAAACCCTGTGGTGATCGGATGGAACACGCTCTTCTACAAG TTTGATTGTTGTGGAGTAAACGATTATATGGACATCGAAAACGCCAAGAACTTCACTCAAACTAATCCTAACTTCAAGGTGATCCCATTCTGTTGCAAAGAGATCGAATTCAACTACCCGAGACTGACTGCGCCACCTGGTGACCCTTCATACAATTGCTCCATCTACCCAACACCCGAAAACTCAAACTACCAGAGA GGATGTTTCCAGTCACTCCAGGACTTCCTCAGTCTCTACCAGAATCTATTCCTAGGTGTTGGTATCTCATTGATCGTTATACAG ATTCTCTGTCTGGTGGCAGCGTGCTGTATCTGTCGTGAGATCGGTGAGGGTGGAGGCAAGGCAGTGTGA